CGACGACAGGAGGCGGCGAAGGGTCAGGCAAACTTCAGGGAGACGTGGGGACCTGGAACGATGGATGCCCCCCTTGTCTTCTACGTCGGCCGCCGAACGGCCTTCCCAAATTCCCGAACTCCCGAATTCCCGGACTCCCGATCCCGAATCAGGGGGATTGATAGAGGGCCAGGATTTTAGGTGATACCAGATAGGCCATCCGCTGTTGGAATCGATCCGGCAGAGGCCGGGCCTGCCGGAATAAGTCCCGGGCCCGTTGCAGGAGGGCCGGGTTTTTCTCCCCCTCGGCGTAGTAGCGGGCCGCCAGGCTACAGCCCATGAGGAAGTAGGCCCGCTCGTCTAATTTGTACTGGGCCTCGGCGTCTTTCAGGACCTGAAACGCCCGGTCGTACCGCCCGTTGACGTAGAATTCCAGGGCCTGCAGGACGATGGCCCGGGGAACGGGGAGCGGGCCCGTGGGGTGGATGCCCGCGTCCGTCCCGGAATTCGGGGGCGGCAGGGACTTGTCCGGTGGGGGTCCGACGGGCGGTCGTTCACAGACCGTTCGGACCTGCTCGCGCACACTCGCAAACTCTTCATACAGCGGGCTCCCGGGGCTGATTTTTTCCTTCTGGACGGACGCCGCGATGGCCTGGACGGCCTCGGGGCACCGTTTGAGGAGCAGATAGGCTTTGGCCAGGTGGAGGTAGGGGTAGAAGTCCTTGAAGAAGGTCCCGTACGTCCGCCGGCGGGGACCGGGTTCAGGCCCCTTCTCGATAGCCTGCAGGAGGTTCTCGACGGCCGCCTGGGCGTTCCCGTCCCGGAGCCGCTGAAGCCCCAGCTCGTAGTAATAGTACCATTCCTGGTCGGCGTGGGCGGTCGAAAGACCCCCGACGGTCACCATCCCCACCAAGACGAACAGTCGTAAGGGCGTAGCACATCGCGCCATAACTGGCGTCCCCTGATGCAGGGCAAGATTCGGCGCTGGGTGTTAGGTCTTAGATGCTGGATGCTAAGGAGTAGGGATATGTCCCCCACCACCCAGCACCGTATTTACATCACGGCTCCAAGATACTCTGGAATTCCGGCGGCAGGCCCCCTCGGAAAACGTGCTGGACCAGGCGGTTGACTTGCTGGCCGACGACATCGACCTCGACGGTCGCCGGGGCACGCATCGCCGGGTGGCGGTACTCGACGACGTAGCGGCCGGCCGGCACGTCCGGGACCCACAGGGGCGTGTAAGCCGGCGTCGGGATCGGGACCCGGAAGCCGTCGGAAACTCGTTCGATGCGAAGAATTTCTGCCCACGGCAGGAGATTGATGAAGAGGGTCCCCTTCGGGACCTCTACCGGGGGCTTGGTCGCTTCACCGGTCTGATCCCGGGCGATCGTCTGGCCCTCGGTACCGGTCGAGGACTCCGCTTGCGTGGATGTCGTCTCCTGGCCCGTCGGACTCGTCGTCTTCATGTCTTCCGAGGGCAGAGGCCCGGTCTTGCCGGCTTCCTGAGTCTTTGTCGTTTCGGCAGGACCCGTCGTCGCCTCTTTCGAGGCCATCTTCTGATCCGGGGGCTTTACATCGGAGCTCGTCGGCCCCGTCGTATTTTCAGGGCCGGGGCTCGGCCACAACCGGTACGTGAGGTAGGCGGCTGTCACGCCCAAGACTAAAAAGGCCGATATCAAGGCGATCCAGAGTCCGACGGGCCGCCGTCTTTCCTCGACGGGCGGGCCGACGGCGATGGAGATCTCCGAGGGTGTCGGGGGCGTCGGGGGGGCGGCGACCGTCGCCCGCGTCGGCGCTCGGGGCGGCGTCGGGGACAGGACCGTGGCCGGTTCCGATTTCGGGGGCGACAGGACCGTCGGCGGCTCCGGCGGGGGAGACGGCGGCGCCTGGACCGTCGGACGCTCCGGGGGCCGGGGCGGCGTCGAGGGCGGTCCCGACGGTGGGGCGACCAGGACCGTCCGAGGCTCCTCGGCCGGGCGGCTCTGGGTCACGATCGTCGTCTTTTCATCCCGGAACTTTCGGATGATGGCCTGCAGGTCCCGGCCCATGTCGTAGGCCGATTGGTACCGTGCCTCGACGTTTTTCGCCAGGGCCTTCTCGAGGACGGCCCGAATGTCATCGAGATGGGGAATATCGGCGTCGGTATCGATCGGGGCCGGGGGCTCGTGGACGATCTTGTAGAAGACCGTCGTGTAGTGCTCCCCTTCAAAGGGCCGACGGTAGACGAGAAACTCGTAGAGGACGACGCCCAGGGCAAAGATGTCGGTCCGGCCGTCGATTTTCTCCCGCTCCCCGCGAACCTGCTCGGGGGCCATGTAGTGGGGCG
Above is a genomic segment from bacterium HR11 containing:
- the pknB_6 gene encoding Serine/threonine-protein kinase PknB, whose amino-acid sequence is MADKTQAPIPERIGKYIIKRLLGKGGMGRVYHAYDPFIGRDVALKVMLPDLAEDPALKERFVREAQSAGRLRHPNIVTIYDLGEDDGVPYIAMEYLEGRDLDELIRTRVPLTVDEKLDIIRQACEALGYAHAQGVVHRDIKPSNIRVLDDHVVKIMDFGIAKMGATHFTQTGIIMGTPHYMAPEQVRGEREKIDGRTDIFALGVVLYEFLVYRRPFEGEHYTTVFYKIVHEPPAPIDTDADIPHLDDIRAVLEKALAKNVEARYQSAYDMGRDLQAIIRKFRDEKTTIVTQSRPAEEPRTVLVAPPSGPPSTPPRPPERPTVQAPPSPPPEPPTVLSPPKSEPATVLSPTPPRAPTRATVAAPPTPPTPSEISIAVGPPVEERRRPVGLWIALISAFLVLGVTAAYLTYRLWPSPGPENTTGPTSSDVKPPDQKMASKEATTGPAETTKTQEAGKTGPLPSEDMKTTSPTGQETTSTQAESSTGTEGQTIARDQTGEATKPPVEVPKGTLFINLLPWAEILRIERVSDGFRVPIPTPAYTPLWVPDVPAGRYVVEYRHPAMRAPATVEVDVVGQQVNRLVQHVFRGGLPPEFQSILEP